A stretch of DNA from Scatophagus argus isolate fScaArg1 chromosome 23, fScaArg1.pri, whole genome shotgun sequence:
TTGCAGGGATTCGTCTCTCCTCTGAACCCGGTTCACCAGCTGGGAAACCTCAGGTACCACTtagaccgactgactgactgattgttCACCAGCTGAGTAATTGCTATACATGacgtctatgtgtgtgtgtgtatgtgtttacatgtgtgggtatgtgtgtgtatgtgtgtacatgcctATAGGCTGGAGGAGTGCAGGATTATGTCGTCAGCAAAGCGCCCCCTGTGGTTGAACTGGGAGAACCCCGACATCATGTCTGAGCTACTCTTTACCAACAATGAAATCATCTTCAAGAACGGAGATGGTAGTTAGCTCAGTGCTAATGGCAACACTTGTTTCAAAGGAGAATGCTACAGCAGTACGGTACTCAAGGATTATGGGTAATGTAAACTTTGTGTCTTGCAGACCTGCGTCAGGACATGCTGACTCTGCAGATCATCAAGATCATGGAGAACATCTGGCAGAACCAAGGCCTGGACCTGCGGTGAGAacctgtgacatcatcagtgactgttgctgtgacatcatcacgCATCTGGCtgactttatgtgtgtgtgtcagcatgctgCCGTACGGCTGCCTGTCCATCGGGGACTGTGTGGGTCTGATCGAGGTGGTGAAGAACAGTTTCACCATCATGCAGATTCAGTGCAAAGGAGGCCTGAAGGGGGCGCTGCAGTTCAACTCAAACACACTGCACCACTGgatcaaagacaaaaacagaggagaggCGTCAGTAccttttaatctctctctcctgtctgaaTACCTGTCTacctctccttctgtctgtctacctgcctctctgtctctctgctaacctgtcttctgtctcctcgtctgactgcctgtctctTTTACAGGTATGACCGGGCCATCGACCTGTTCACCAGGTCATGTGCAGGTTATTGTGTAGCAACGTTCATCCTGGGAATCGGAGACCGACACAACTCCAACATCATGGTGAAGGAGAACGGACAGGTAAGCTGGGCCTCCTCACATCCTGAAACTGTTCCGTTCTCTCACCTAACTCTTCCTCCTGCTATTCTTCTACCAGCTGTTCCACATTGACTTTGGTCACTTCCTGGatcacaagaagaagaagtttggGTACAAGAGGGAGCGAGTTCCCTTCGTTCTGACTCAGGACTTCCTCATCGTCATTAGCAAAGGAGTCCAGGAGTCGACCAAGACCAAGGAATTTGAGAGGTCGCACCAGCACCTCACCTGTCTAATGCTGGTCCTCATGTCTCACTTTCTGCttgtctcactttctgtttACCTGTCTGTGTATCAGGTTCCAGGAGATGTGTTATAAAGCCTACCTGGCCATCCGTCAGCACGCCAGCCTCTTCATTAACCTGTTCTCACTCCTGCTGGGCTGTGGCATGCCTGAACTGCAGAGCTTCGATGACATCGCCTACCTGAGGAAAACCCTGGCTCTGGGTaagacagacaggtagagaggaagacagacaagaagagagagacaggatattatctatctatctatctagctatctcTATTCACAAGTGAAATGATTCTACGTAAgaagtcaacaaaaacaaaaccttctcTCAATGAAGAAAGGAGGGCAAAATAAAAACCTGTGATACAGAATATCGAGTGTTTactaaaaaaacacaattaaaatgaGGCAAAGATTAACTTAGAAAAGACTACTGatgaataaaatggaaatgtacTAAAACTACAAGAAAGGTTTTCATTAAGAATATTTTTCAAAGTCgatgtcaaaatatttgttttttttcatgtataaATTAAGACAATAATGAAAACTGTGACGACATATGACTGTTTGAGGTCAACATGATATTTGTGACAGAAAAGCAAAGGTAACAAATGTTTTGGTAAACACATttcttgatttttatgtttttatttttacagcaaaatgtattacattgtctgtctgtctgtctcttcacctgtctgtctctgtcctcctgtctgtctgtctgcctgtctctcagAGAAGAGCCAACAGGAGGCCTTGGAGTATTTCACCAAACAGATGAACGATGCTCATCATGGAGGCTGGAGCACCAAGATGGACTGGATCTTCCACACCATCAGACACATGCCCAACgaacactgacacactcactacatataacacacatacatgcacgcatgtgcacacacacaaactgtgtgtgtttattgcacTACTACTctgtgaggatgatgatgatgatgaaggtaTCTGATTTTGGCATCACAACGCCATGTTGGAGGGATATTGTCATAGCAACATGAATctcagggtcagaggtcagaggggtAGTTAAGGACGCCAAAGGTATGCTGTAAAAAGGGATGATGTCAAAAATGTCTTCCACTTGATGCTACCTGTTAGCTCTGCTAGCTGCTCAACAGACCTTTGTCAGAACTGGATATCATACTCAAAAATGGCATCCAGTCAGTCCAATGAGAATCGCTTGCTTTGTGTATGTGCcgaaaatgtttttctgtcttcctggTGATGCAGCCCACTGAACAGGTGCAGTAATGAGTCTCTGCTCGGTCCatagattttacattttgatgatTTCACAGATTTGAAAATCAGGTTTCTCTTTCCTCCATGAACCAAAATTTCATAACAGAAAGAGTGAAGGCTGACATTGTTCGCTGTTGGAGGTGTcctgtgagcagtttcacagGCGTCTCTCATATTGTGGTGAAGTTAGCTATGAGCTTTTTGAGGCTGCAGGGGATTTTTTGCTGCAGTACCGGAAGTGGCCACTGGTGAAGTGAGACAGAACGCCGCCATCATATCCTGATCTAAATAATACATTCACAACACAGACTGAGCCTTTTTAAAGAGGAAACTTTATTACTGTAGCACATATACAAATTAAACTTTATCAACAAGCAGCTATAACTTTCTAAACTGATACTTGTTGGAAGACTTTGAATGAAGCTAGCTTTATTGAAACCAGCAAAGTGAACACGGTGGTCACTGTGAGAGCAATAAAACCTCCAATGACTGATTAATGTTTTGATTATGACAATCAGAAGTTCTGACCAATAGGAAAGCAGAACTGGCCTGCTCTGGGTGGAGTCATGGTGCTGATGATAATATGACTCTTCTAGTAATACAGTTATACCttacattattatattacaACTCTAAAATCTGCCTTTTTGTTTAGTAGGAATTTCACTCATAGAATTTTGACTTCATTCTTAAAATATTGTGAGTTTTTCTCATActattttttttggttgtaaCATTGCTGTTAACCTCTTTAATCTCAGTAATTTTCTGTGCTTCCTGTGATCCTCCCCAGAATGAGGCTGATTGATGTTTCTCAGGGGATCAAATATCATTTTGTGGATATGATAGTATTTTAGTGTGATCTGAATTCAGTCTGGAACAACATATCTGCAGATTTTATCAGGGATCAAGTCTTTCCACGACAATCTGAAGTAATCATCCACTTAATAGCCATTAGCTGAATCAGGTCTTTGTTAACCTCTAGTGCACTATGTCTAATAAACCATGCTAGGCTAGTTGTTAGCATGTTTGCCTGTTAGTTCAGCTTGTGCACTCTAATCCATGGTTAGTTATTAGTTAGCAGAGCTCTTGCACTGGAACAGTGAATTGTGGTTAGATTTAGTTAGCATAGCATCAGTGGAGGCCTTGTCCCTCCTTTTCCATTGGCTGCCAGCCACCAGGAGGTGTGGCTTTGCTCTGGTGTGGTAAAGGATGATGTgaaggtgtttgtttgtttgtttcttctcagGTCAGAGGGCAGTCTGAGCCCACCCACACATCAATAACACGTGAGGTGGCCTGACCCCGCCCCCTGCTGCATGCTGATACATTTATGACATTACTGACTGTGGGTTTATTACCATCATAGCTAAAAATGTGGATATGAGCAGacattctgtttttgtatcCATGTGATCAATAGTATTGATTGTTTTTAAACTGGTGTATTTATCAGGAATGATGGAGGATGTGATCAGtttgttaatgttgttaatgAGTATTGATTTGTGTGATTCTGGTTGACGATAGGGTTAGCGTTAGACCTGATCTGCAGACCTGACGTGGGAGGattcaaccaatcagagaactTGTCcatgttttgactttttaaactGGACTTTATGACAAGTTACCTGGGGGATGAGGACGTGTTTAACAAATATGTTAAAGCATTTACGGATCTCTGTCTGCTCCGttaattgtcattttatttcaaaataaaaggaaaggaaagtaggaaagtgacatatcttgtcattggagggaactcactccaatgaaatttgttctctgcatttaacccacccaagtgacgtgcacacacacacagcaaacccggggcagtgggcgaccgcgtgcagcgcccggggagcagtgggggttaggtcccttgctcaagggtacctcagccatggacaccgggacggggaatcgaaccagcgatccaccggtaacgggtccgacaccctaaccgctgatccacgactgcccctaaaAAGCTCAACAAATAGTTCAgtcttacattttcattgttactTTTCCATCAGAATGCTTCAATAGCgattcatatttttctttatttcgtCCCCAAACTGGTTCATAGATGAAATCAAATTCAATACTCACTCACTAATTCTTACAATTATCTTCTGAATTAGTTTAAACATTCTTAAAGACCACCAGAGAACAGATAACGTGTTGAAGTCAGGTGTTACAGTGTGATTTAACTGAGAATTGATGCCACTGGCCAAATTTAACATCAGACCTGAACCTAAGATCTGAACCTGAAACTTAGACCTGAACCTGCACCTTAGACCTGAATCTCTGGTCTGATTACTTCCAGTAGAACAGAGCGGGTTCAGATCATGGAAaggacagcagctctgcctGCAGGTCACAAGTGTTACTGCATTATGACTACATATGATGGTTATTAAAACTGTGCTCAAATGAATGTGACTTCATTAATAATCCAGAGGTTGAAATCAATATCAATGATCACCATCAATATAGTGTCTGCTCATAATTTTTGATATtataaactgacaaaaaagaaaaataacaacagcttCAGGCCGTTCGACCAATTTCTGTATGAACTGCtcaaatataaatgaatgcagTGCAATGCGGTGCCGTTgctgtgccacacagtgatgcaggtcCAGAGGACGCTCTCCACTGCACAGTGGTCGAAGCTCCTCAGGACTGAGATCACAAGTCCGACTCGCCGCAgcttcctgaggaagtagagactACTCAGATCTTTCATCTTCCTTCATATTATCCTTAGTGACTGAACACAGACACTGAATGTACCACATTATTATGTCATAATACAATATAATGAAAGTGgaaaattataaatataagagaagaaagaagaagaaactaaCAAATGTTGAAAATTGTCTTTGGACCTATTATCTTTGAATCTGTTATCACAAAAGTATAATGCATATCTTTCTATTGATTGAAGATCAGTGATTACATGATTTTAACTATAGTGAATACTGTTCGACAGTTGAGTCTGATGGCTGTATTTGAAATTCTCATTCTCGCTTCAACGCGCCCTCAGTTCAACGTGTCCCTTCTGCCCTCCCGTCCACGGCCTTTGCACCTGCGCACTGACGGCTGTTAGCGCGGAAGACGCAGTGGAGTCGCACGAGGAGACAcggaagaaggaaaataaaataaaactaaaggaATAAAGACGACAAAAAGCGGGAATAAAGAGAAGAGAGTGTGGCGAAGAAGAAATGAACCAGCTGGAGCGGTAAGCCTCAGTCTCCACCGGAAAATACCCAGAAGATAACCTGAACACAGCTAAGAGCTAACAGTTAGCATACgattttaagactttttaaactttatctTCAGGCTTATCAGTCAAACTCTCCCTTTCAAAGTACTGCAATATTGTATagaaataaacacagttttAGTTTCACATCATAACAACAGATCTTATTTAACACTTatattattttctctcttgtaTGTCACCTTCACGTTACACCTGATCTGTTTTAATCATGGATCACAAAGCTGCGCATTAAAAGCTGTATGAACCTGATCAGGTTATTGGACATCAGTGTATTACAGTCTTTGACTCGCCAACATTAAACCATCTTACAGGCGTTAagaagaacaataataataataacaacgGTGTATTTTCCAGTTATCCTGTTCAGAGATTACTGTTTAGAGATAACGTTTCATCAAATCTGGATCCTTTCAGTGACTCGAACACCCTTTTCAATAGCAAAATGTAGGCAGGATGTTTGCAGTCCAGTCTCTGTTGTTCCAGAGATAGGGCTGGTGGAGACGAGCTCgtctggcagcagcagagggacaaAAAGCCGGACAAGTGGGACAGTTTCCAGTGGACGTCAGTCTGTACAGGAAGTTagagaaacactcacatcctCAGAGATCTGATTCAgattcattaaaatgttcaaatccaGACATAAATTAGTCTCCAGTTGTTTTCATTACAACAGTGTAGCCTGTGCAGAGGTGATCTGTGACTTCTGCTTGTGGGTTAACTTTCATCAGACCGTCGTCTGACCTGTCACATGTTATTTTATCAGCCCTCATACCCCACGGAccacaagtgtgtgtgctgctaaACAGTTAAAGTGACATCAGTCTGATGTTAGTACAAGTCTGTCCTGTGACTGTGATGAACTGTGTGCTGATAATAATATTCAGTTCATCTCAGGTCAAAACCAGGctctttaatttattcttttgttcAGAGAGACTCaacacttggtgacagtggagaggaaagacTGCCTTGTATTTGTGTCcatatgaatatatttattctttctATGACTGACTGCTAAATGTCATCATCAGCCACCCAACGTGTGTTAACACAATAAATCTTCAAAAGTAGactaataaaattaaaatctctcCAGttcaacaaaaatcaaaagtttatttaaaacatCATATTGAGTAGACTTCCACTCAGCTCTTTGATCAGATGACGGCCAGGCGTTTCCCATCATGCACTGGGGTTACAGTTTGTCGGAGAGCATCTGCAGCCACAAATCAGTCTGTGAATTGATTCTAAAGTGAATCTCTTGCTTCACCAACTGTGTGTTAGCAGCTAGCCTGTGATGCTAACAGACTcacttcatgtttgtgtttcagtccAAAAGATGAGGATGACCAGGAAGAGTCCAattgtcaccatgacaacagtgacagaaccaacaacaacaacaacaacaaccgaCAGAAGGTGAGACTacctccctgcctgtctgtctgtctcggCTCCTGTTTACTGAGACAACCCAGTGAACAAAGTGCCTGACTTCACCAGTCCGACCAGTTCAGTGTTTCAGCCAGTTTCTGACTTCCTTTAAGAATACACACCATGTAAACAAAGCAGGAGCTGAAATCTTGGGGACTCTAAACTCTGAACTCTATGGGACACCCATCAGGGCCTGGCACCAGGTGTACTTTTCATCATCAGTACATCTAATGTGGGGTTCTGAGGTGCCTGGATTGATGGTGTGATTGTTGTGATGAATTGATCCACCTGATCAGCAGGTCAGACTGAATCAAAACTGACAAACTCTGGTGTGGCTGTAGATTATAATAAcctgtctccctccctgtctgtctgcagacgGTGTGTCCAGGTGTAGGTGAACATCCCCTCCAGTATAACTACACCTTCTGGTATAGCAGAAGAACTCCGAGTCGTCCTGCAAGTTCTCAGAGTTACGAACAAAACATCCGACAGATTGGCACTGTGGCATcggtacgcacacacacacacacacacactgacagttaaGGGATGCAGATTTATGAATTTGCgattttatctgtatttttatcagttattattttaatatgaaataagttcattaagtaaataaaagaaatttgGAACCCTTGAGATGCAGACACTTCAATTCAGTTTGTTGCAGTGGACAGGAAAACCTGCCTTTTAGcaggcagaaatctcagagcaGACCCAGACTCgaggtgggcggccatctgccttgactggttgggttgagagagagagtgataataataataatgataataatgataataataatattagtCTTAACAGTAATATTAGTAGTCAGCATCAAGCAgaactgcagcaggaggtccagacacgatccatgggaacctgagagacgagaaagcacaaggactcgGGGGAAGAAGTCAGTCAAGTTATTCACATGTATTGATGGGACTTAAATGTGTGgagaaggagagttagaggaggagagagaagctcagtgcatcatgggagatcccctgCAGTCCAAGCctgtagcagcataactagagacCAGCCTAAACCAGCCGAGCCTTCAGAACAGCTACTGACCTAAGAAGTCAGGAAGTGTTTGTGCAGGTTGGTTTCAGCTgctttaatattaaatattttgttcttttagaACAGAACAGCAATGTGTTCACTAATTGATCAACAGGTTAGGATTAGATAAATCAGTGGATCAGTaaatcaggtgtgtgtgtgtgttttcaggtggaGCAGTTCTGGAGGTTTTACAGTCACCTGGTCCGTCCAGGTGATCTTAGTGGACACAGTGACTTCCACCTGTTCAAAGAAGGAATCAAACCAATGTGGGAGGTAACAACATGTACTCTGTTACTATACTGTAGTACTGTTATCAGGGCTCCAGTCTAACTCTTTGCATTGGTTGCACTGGTTCTCCAAGCTTTCTTTTTTAGGTGCTCCCAATTTTTTCATTGTGTCACCTTTAACACCATAAGGTCACCTTTTTATCGCTACAACTTTCATATAATGCTATATGAAATATATGTTAAATGTCCAATCAGTCCATATCatgatttataattttaaatttgagcTGAAGGACCGGGGCTTAGCATCTTACCAGGGACCGACGGCTCCGTGTCTTGGCTGGATGAAGTAATGTGGATGGATTGAATGACAATAGCAGGGCCGGTTGTAGGCTTAGTTTTCTTAATAAAAATACTTTCAGGGTATCAacttctcttcattttccctcgttttgtgttcattttctgtgtcGTTTCAGTTAGGCAACTCGCTAACtaaattttaaaacacacacaactgcagtgAACAGGagcacagccaatcagaggcaaagACCCGCCCGAGCTCCGTCTCTTATTGGTTTAGACCACGATACGATCCATGAGTGTGGCTCGCTCACAGGAGAACACAGAGAAtaaatttctgttttcagcGTCAGGTGCACCAGTGCGACCTACAAAAAATATTAGTCGCACTCTTGAAAATTTTGGTCGCACTCTGGAGCCCTGATTATAACAGCATCGTTAATAGTCATACTGTGTTAGTGCTCCccactccattagccggctgatgtgcccttgagcaaggcactaaaccccccaatatgctccccgggcgcttgatgctgcccactgctcctgtgtgtgtttcactgcatgtaatttgctgggtgttgcatgtgtgtgttcaactaaggatgggataaatgcagaagacgaattcagtgtgtgtatgtaaaaatatatatactgtcaataaagctgactcttcttcttcttcttcttctactgtagTGTGACTCTTCGGTAGTTAATCTCATGTTGAagttttcatcatcagtttaaTCACAGTGTTCTGTCTGGAAAAGGACCTGATGTCACCCCTGATGTGGGTCATCGGTAATATTGATCAGTTTGATGATTTAATGTGGTGATGAAATACGTTAGAATCACAAGGTGTTTCAGCTGGCTGATTGAACAGCATTTCAGTGAGACACGACTGTCACATGACTGTGATGTGTCAGATGACAAGCAATCAATGCGACTGGTAAtgatgtgtctgtctgcctgtctgtttcccacctgcctgcctctcacttATGTGCCTCCCACCTGTCTGGCTCTCCTGGACCCCTAGGACGAGTCTAACCGCAGTGGGGGGAAGTGGATCATTCGTCTTCGTAAAGGTTTGGCCAATCGGTTTTGGGAGAACATCATCCTGGCCATGCTAGGAGAGCAGTTCATGGTTGGAGAAGAGATCTGTGGTGCCGTGGTCTCTATTCGCTTCCAGGTACTGGTGTACTGTAGCAAAAGCTATTACTGCAGTAATACTGCAATATTGTCATCTTCCTGTATGGtttaaaaaatatgtcaaatgttAACTAAATATCTTTGTTCTCTAAgagttcagttttttgtttcattaaaatgaatcaaTTCAAAGTATTTTTAACTAAACAAATCTTTCATAgagtaaataaatgatttgtttttctgtaatcaAAACTGCAGAGCAATCAGGCTTTTTCttccactgcagcagcagtgacaccTATTGGTCGAAAGGCAGCATTACAAAAGGAAACACTAACGTTCAGGGTAGGAGACCGCAGACAGTTAAGACAGCAGACACAGCTGAGACAGACCTGTCTTCACGCTTGATGTAGTGCACTTTGCTCGTCGTCATCGTTGTTGTCGTCGTATCTAAACAACCAGGCATGCTGTCACGTTGATGTGTAAAGGCAACAGGTCCTACATATCTACAGGACCTGGAAGACCAGGTCCTGTCAATAGTGCTTTACTGCAACATTGAAGGGTTAAATTTTTAGGAACTGATAAGTTCAGTCAAGAGCCACAGACTAACCTGGCCTGATCTGGACCAGGACCTGGTCCGTGAGTATGAACTCAGTATCTATGACaacctgtctgactgtctgtctccctgccagGAGGACATCTTATCAATCTGGAACAGAACGTCAAACGACCAAATGACGACGTCTAGAATCAGAGACACTTTAAGACGAGTCCTGAATCTTCCAACCAACACCATCATGGAGTACAAGACACACAACGACAGCCTCAGGTACTAATACTACTACTGTAGTACTACAGTAAAACACCACCATGGACTAGAGGACAGCTTCACATACTAATACTACTACAGCATACAATCTCGTCCCAGGTTCTGACCCTCCCTTTCCTGCCCACCTATTCAGACAACTCTGAACAGACAGACCTGGATGTTCCTCCACATTTTTACTTGGATGAGCTGAAGTTTCCACCATGAACTTCAGACTTCATGTACTAAGGAAACTTGATATTTTGAGATGTAGTCCTGACTGTTTGTCTGAAACTTTCATACTGGTATAACTGAAGAACCAGAACTGTATCCAGATCCTAATgttcatattttctgtttcagggACAACTCGagcttcagaaacacaaagatcTCCCTCTGAAGACAAATGTGTCAGCAGACTGCCCTCCTGTCCAATCAATACactctgtgtggtgtgtgtgtgtgtgtgtgtgtgtgagtgtgcgtatGTGCGTGCTGTCCAGTTACAGACTGaagtctctgtttgtttgtaacaTTAAATGATC
This window harbors:
- the eif4e2rs1 gene encoding eukaryotic translation initiation factor 4E family member 2 related sequence 1 isoform X1; translation: MNQLERPKDEDDQEESNCHHDNSDRTNNNNNNNRQKTVCPGVGEHPLQYNYTFWYSRRTPSRPASSQSYEQNIRQIGTVASVEQFWRFYSHLVRPGDLSGHSDFHLFKEGIKPMWEDESNRSGGKWIIRLRKGLANRFWENIILAMLGEQFMVGEEICGAVVSIRFQEDILSIWNRTSNDQMTTSRIRDTLRRVLNLPTNTIMEYKTHNDSLRDNSSFRNTKISL
- the eif4e2rs1 gene encoding eukaryotic translation initiation factor 4E family member 2 related sequence 1 isoform X2, which produces MNQLERPKDEDDQEESNCHHDNSDRTNNNNNNNRQKTVCPGVGEHPLQYNYTFWYSRRTPSRPASSQSYEQNIRQIGTVASVEQFWRFYSHLVRPGDLSGHSDFHLFKEGIKPMWEDESNRSGGKWIIRLRKGLANRFWENIILAMLGEQFMVGEEICGAVVSIRFQEDILSIWNRTSNDQMTTSRIRDTLRRVLNLPTNTIMEYKTHNDSLRQL